Proteins encoded by one window of Deltaproteobacteria bacterium:
- a CDS encoding methylmalonyl-CoA carboxyltransferase: protein MSEKPPKIQELERREAIAMAQGGPKAIAKQHDGGKLTARERINLLYDPGTFVETDLFMRHRCTDFGMEKVEVPAEAVITGYGKVNGRTVFAFSQDFTARAGSLGEMHAKKICKVMDLAVKTGAPCVGFNDSGGARIQEAVDSLAGYGSIFYRNSCASGTIPQLSAIMGPTAGGAVYSPAMTDWIFMTKNTSYMFITGPEVIKAVTGEIIDFESLGGAMTHNTKSGVAHFACESDEDNINQIKRLLTFLPQNNMEDPPYVETGDDPNRLDYSLDTLIPDSPRQNYDMKNLIGTLCDNGDFMEPHMYFARNMLVAFGRMGGHTVGFIANQPAWLAGCLDVDASDKATKFIRFCDAFNIPMITIADVPGYLPGTDQEWRGIIRHGAKLLWCYSEATVPKITLATRKDYGGSYLAMCSRDLGADLVIAWPTAEMAVMGAEGACNIIFRNEIKAAEDPKALRAAKIKEYEDAFCNPYAAAGRGYVDAVIRPHETRRFIIRALDMLRSKRETRPPKKHGNIPM, encoded by the coding sequence ATGAGTGAAAAACCTCCAAAAATTCAGGAATTAGAAAGACGTGAAGCCATTGCCATGGCCCAGGGCGGGCCGAAGGCGATCGCGAAGCAGCACGATGGCGGAAAGCTCACGGCAAGGGAGAGGATCAATCTCCTATATGATCCGGGCACGTTTGTGGAAACGGACCTGTTTATGCGTCACCGGTGTACCGACTTTGGTATGGAAAAAGTGGAAGTGCCGGCGGAAGCCGTCATTACCGGATACGGTAAGGTGAACGGCCGAACGGTATTCGCCTTTTCCCAGGATTTTACTGCACGGGCAGGCTCACTGGGAGAAATGCACGCCAAGAAGATCTGCAAGGTCATGGATCTGGCAGTAAAGACGGGGGCGCCCTGTGTCGGCTTTAATGACTCCGGCGGCGCAAGGATTCAGGAAGCCGTTGATTCTCTTGCAGGTTACGGCTCGATTTTCTACCGCAACTCCTGCGCGTCAGGCACCATTCCCCAGCTTTCAGCCATCATGGGACCAACCGCCGGAGGTGCCGTGTATTCACCGGCCATGACGGACTGGATATTCATGACCAAGAACACAAGTTACATGTTCATTACCGGTCCTGAGGTTATCAAAGCCGTTACCGGAGAAATCATCGATTTCGAAAGTCTCGGTGGAGCGATGACCCATAACACCAAAAGCGGTGTTGCCCACTTCGCCTGTGAGAGCGATGAGGATAACATCAATCAGATCAAGAGACTTCTCACTTTCCTGCCCCAGAATAATATGGAAGATCCTCCCTATGTCGAAACGGGAGATGACCCGAACCGGCTTGATTACAGCCTGGACACACTCATTCCGGATTCCCCAAGGCAGAATTACGATATGAAGAACCTGATCGGAACACTGTGCGACAATGGCGACTTTATGGAACCCCATATGTACTTCGCCCGGAATATGCTCGTGGCATTCGGCCGTATGGGAGGTCATACGGTTGGTTTTATCGCCAACCAGCCGGCCTGGCTCGCGGGGTGTCTGGATGTCGATGCTTCGGATAAAGCGACAAAATTCATTCGTTTCTGCGACGCCTTCAACATTCCGATGATTACGATTGCGGATGTCCCGGGATATCTCCCCGGCACCGACCAGGAATGGAGAGGAATCATCCGCCACGGTGCGAAGCTCTTGTGGTGCTACTCGGAAGCAACCGTGCCGAAGATCACCCTGGCAACCCGGAAGGACTACGGTGGATCTTATCTGGCCATGTGCAGCCGCGACCTGGGTGCGGACCTGGTCATTGCCTGGCCGACGGCGGAGATGGCGGTTATGGGAGCTGAAGGAGCATGCAATATCATCTTCCGGAATGAGATTAAGGCAGCAGAAGATCCGAAGGCCCTGCGGGCAGCGAAAATCAAGGAATACGAAGATGCCTTCTGTAATCCTTATGCGGCAGCGGGGAGAGGCTATGTGGATGCGGTGATTCGACCCCATGAGACCCGTCGTTTCATCATTCGGGCCCTTGACATGCTGAGGTCCAAGCGGGAAACCCGGCCACCGAAGAAACACGGCAACATTCCAATGTAG
- a CDS encoding pyruvate carboxylase subunit B, which produces MAEKKKKTAANPLKITDTTFRDGHQSSLATRMRTEDMIPLAEAMNDIGWYCMEVWGGATFDVPTRFLGEDPWDRLRTMRKLLPDTKLMMLLRGQNIVGYRNYADDVVDEFVQYTAECGLDVFRVFDAVNDTRNFEAPFRAIKKAGKHIQGSVCYSLTERRMGGEVYDLDFYVKKAKIIEQMGADSFCIKDMAGLISPYDAYDLVKALKATIKIPVELHTHYTSGQGSMAYLKAAEAGVDIVDTALSPFALRSSQPAIEPILVALEGTDRDIGLDLRKMVEIGNNLELVAPKYRQFLDTTRMAVIDAGVLLHQVPGGMQTNLVANLREANALHRINEVYDELPQTRKELGYPPLVTPTSQIVGIQAVMNVLMGRYKMITNEIKDYCYGLYGAPPAPIDKEVQKMCLKGYPRGETPMTNRAADALEPEMEKAREATKDIAKNPGDTLIYAIYPQTGLRFLKWKYGLEPIPKEVVAKTIEQVKKEDELIKKALAGKLMEKPEKVPPEKGPGIRKFNVFVDDNYYAVEVESEGGAMIAAPVVRQVAAAPKAAAAPAAPKPAAAPAAAKPAAAPAAGGAGSITAPMPGLIVEVTCKAGDKVKAGQQVVILEAMKMQNPLNAPIDGEVKNIYVKAGDSVAVGQVLIDIG; this is translated from the coding sequence ATGGCAGAGAAGAAAAAGAAAACAGCAGCAAATCCTCTGAAAATCACGGATACGACGTTCCGCGATGGCCATCAGTCATCGCTGGCGACCAGAATGAGAACGGAGGATATGATTCCCCTAGCAGAAGCGATGAATGATATCGGGTGGTACTGCATGGAGGTATGGGGCGGCGCCACTTTTGACGTGCCCACACGGTTTTTAGGTGAGGATCCATGGGACCGTCTCAGAACAATGAGAAAGTTATTGCCCGATACCAAACTGATGATGCTCCTTCGCGGTCAGAACATCGTTGGTTACAGAAACTACGCCGACGACGTCGTCGACGAGTTTGTCCAGTACACGGCCGAGTGCGGTCTGGATGTCTTCCGGGTGTTCGATGCCGTGAACGACACGAGAAACTTCGAAGCCCCCTTCCGGGCCATCAAGAAAGCGGGAAAGCACATCCAGGGCAGCGTCTGCTACTCCCTAACAGAGAGGCGTATGGGAGGCGAGGTGTATGACCTCGACTTTTATGTAAAAAAGGCGAAGATTATCGAACAGATGGGGGCGGACTCCTTCTGTATCAAGGACATGGCGGGATTGATCTCCCCCTATGACGCCTATGACCTGGTAAAAGCCCTGAAGGCAACAATCAAGATTCCCGTAGAGCTCCATACTCACTACACCAGCGGCCAGGGTTCCATGGCATATCTGAAGGCGGCGGAAGCCGGCGTGGATATCGTCGATACGGCCCTGTCTCCCTTTGCTCTGCGTTCCTCCCAGCCCGCTATCGAACCGATCCTCGTTGCCCTCGAAGGCACGGACAGAGATATAGGCCTGGATCTGAGGAAAATGGTTGAAATCGGGAATAACCTTGAACTGGTCGCTCCGAAGTACCGTCAGTTCCTCGACACGACAAGGATGGCGGTCATCGATGCGGGCGTGCTGCTCCATCAGGTACCCGGCGGCATGCAGACCAACCTCGTGGCGAATTTGAGGGAGGCCAATGCGCTTCACAGAATCAATGAGGTGTACGATGAGCTTCCCCAGACGAGAAAAGAACTGGGGTATCCTCCGCTCGTTACCCCGACAAGCCAGATCGTCGGAATCCAGGCCGTTATGAACGTGTTGATGGGCCGCTACAAGATGATCACGAACGAGATTAAAGATTACTGTTACGGTCTCTACGGCGCGCCGCCCGCACCCATTGATAAAGAAGTTCAGAAGATGTGCCTCAAGGGGTATCCCCGCGGAGAGACCCCCATGACAAACCGTGCCGCGGACGCCTTAGAGCCGGAAATGGAAAAGGCAAGAGAGGCGACGAAAGATATCGCGAAGAATCCCGGCGATACGCTGATTTATGCCATCTATCCTCAGACGGGGTTGAGATTCCTGAAGTGGAAGTATGGTCTCGAACCCATTCCCAAAGAAGTTGTGGCAAAGACTATTGAACAGGTGAAGAAAGAAGACGAACTGATCAAGAAGGCCCTTGCCGGAAAGCTCATGGAGAAACCCGAAAAGGTACCCCCCGAAAAAGGCCCTGGCATCAGGAAGTTCAATGTTTTTGTCGATGACAATTACTATGCAGTGGAAGTGGAGTCGGAAGGCGGGGCAATGATTGCAGCTCCTGTGGTAAGGCAGGTGGCAGCGGCGCCGAAAGCCGCAGCAGCACCTGCAGCGCCGAAACCGGCGGCAGCCCCCGCAGCAGCAAAACCGGCAGCAGCCCCCGCAGCAGGTGGTGCAGGATCGATTACAGCGCCCATGCCCGGCCTCATCGTTGAAGTAACCTGCAAGGCAGGCGACAAGGTAAAGGCAGGACAGCAGGTCGTGATCCTGGAAGCTATGAAGATGCAGAATCCTCTCAACGCTCCAATCGATGGTGAGGTAAAGAATATCTATGTAAAGGCCGGCGACTCCGTAGCGGTTGGTCAGGTATTGATAGACATCGGATAA
- a CDS encoding succinate dehydrogenase/fumarate reductase flavoprotein subunit: MGNMKSNEVEVFTHDVLIFGTGLAGLRAAVEIARKSKDSINIALVSKVQIQRPHSVCAEGGSAAVMREEEGDSLELHAWDTNKGADFLSDQDVVDRFVETSPKEILLLDHWGMPWSRYPDGRLMQRPFGGHTYPRATMAADKTGFFEVQTLYDTMMQYRNFDRYDEFFATSILYDNGQFAGITGIDMASGKFMVLRAKAMLIATGGLGTLYGFTTYSQTVSGDGHAIAYRAGLNIEDPEFLQFHPTGLVPSGILMTEACRGEGGYLKNNKGERLMEKYAPKFMELAPRDIVSRSMITEIKEGRGFTGPAGLDYIHLDLTHLGADKINKALPLIREVCIKYRGIDPILEPIPVRPVAHYSMGGIEADINGATKMKGVWAAGEVACHSMHGANRLGCNSTAECLVWGGITGEEIVKFIVSNPPLIKVPDEQVKAEKKRIFEDLLQKKGKENLYDIKKELRAAMDQHAGVYRTGEEMKAGLKKVQDMKVRFKDIYITDKGSVYNTNLMNAMEIGNLVDLAEMLLTAAVVREESRGGHARYDFPTRDDEKWLKHTLVSYTKEGPKLSYKPVTITKWKPVERKY; the protein is encoded by the coding sequence ATGGGAAATATGAAGAGTAATGAAGTAGAGGTTTTTACACATGATGTCTTGATTTTCGGAACCGGCCTGGCCGGTCTTCGCGCAGCAGTGGAAATTGCACGAAAATCAAAAGACTCCATCAACATTGCCCTTGTATCGAAGGTTCAGATCCAGCGTCCCCACTCCGTGTGTGCTGAGGGTGGTTCTGCAGCCGTGATGAGGGAGGAAGAGGGAGACAGCTTAGAGCTTCATGCGTGGGACACCAATAAAGGCGCCGATTTCCTGTCCGATCAGGACGTAGTTGATCGATTCGTGGAAACCAGCCCTAAAGAGATTCTCCTGCTTGATCACTGGGGGATGCCATGGTCTCGGTACCCGGATGGCAGACTGATGCAGCGTCCATTTGGAGGACACACCTATCCGAGAGCTACAATGGCGGCGGACAAAACGGGTTTCTTTGAGGTGCAGACCCTTTATGACACGATGATGCAGTACAGGAATTTTGACCGCTATGACGAATTTTTCGCTACATCAATTCTTTATGATAACGGCCAGTTTGCCGGTATTACCGGCATCGATATGGCCAGCGGCAAATTTATGGTTCTCAGAGCAAAAGCGATGCTCATTGCCACCGGTGGACTGGGAACGCTTTATGGTTTTACCACCTATTCACAGACCGTGAGCGGCGACGGGCATGCCATCGCATATCGGGCAGGGTTGAATATTGAGGACCCAGAATTTCTGCAGTTTCATCCCACGGGTCTGGTCCCGTCAGGAATTCTCATGACGGAGGCGTGCCGGGGTGAGGGAGGATACCTGAAAAATAACAAGGGCGAACGCCTGATGGAAAAGTATGCTCCTAAATTCATGGAACTGGCGCCACGTGACATTGTTTCCCGATCCATGATTACGGAGATTAAAGAAGGTCGAGGATTTACAGGACCTGCGGGGTTGGATTACATCCACCTTGATCTGACACACCTCGGCGCTGATAAGATCAACAAGGCCCTGCCGCTGATCAGGGAAGTCTGCATCAAGTATCGCGGCATTGATCCGATACTTGAACCCATTCCGGTTCGACCCGTCGCCCACTACAGCATGGGCGGAATTGAGGCGGACATTAACGGCGCCACCAAAATGAAGGGGGTATGGGCAGCCGGTGAAGTTGCTTGCCACTCTATGCACGGCGCCAATCGTCTTGGTTGTAATTCCACGGCTGAATGTCTCGTCTGGGGAGGAATTACGGGAGAAGAGATTGTGAAGTTTATAGTCTCCAATCCTCCTTTGATAAAAGTTCCTGATGAACAGGTCAAAGCAGAGAAAAAGCGGATTTTTGAAGATCTCCTCCAGAAGAAAGGTAAAGAGAACCTGTATGATATAAAGAAGGAACTGCGGGCGGCGATGGATCAACATGCCGGTGTGTACCGTACTGGTGAAGAAATGAAGGCAGGCCTAAAGAAGGTCCAGGATATGAAGGTGCGATTCAAGGATATTTACATTACAGATAAGGGTTCCGTCTATAACACCAACCTAATGAATGCCATGGAGATAGGAAATCTTGTTGACCTCGCAGAGATGCTGCTTACAGCAGCCGTGGTAAGAGAAGAGTCCCGGGGCGGACATGCCCGCTATGATTTCCCGACGCGTGATGACGAAAAATGGCTGAAGCATACACTGGTCTCTTACACTAAAGAAGGACCTAAACTTTCTTATAAACCGGTAACGATAACCAAGTGGAAGCCGGTCGAGCGTAAATATTAG
- the sdhC gene encoding succinate dehydrogenase, cytochrome b556 subunit has protein sequence MANKQFDNHLGIIGWLGGGRWGTERYLYILHRLTGLGILLFFLMHIFASSVRMSGPEGWATAMAILKNPIFKLGEFCVFVAFAFHALNGIRLIFIELGLAVGKAEEPVYPYKSSLNNQKPLMMIVMVVCAILILAGGYNTFFGSH, from the coding sequence ATGGCTAATAAACAATTCGATAACCATTTGGGAATCATTGGATGGCTTGGTGGAGGTCGCTGGGGTACGGAGCGATATCTGTATATCTTACACCGGCTCACCGGGCTTGGAATTCTTTTGTTCTTTTTGATGCATATATTTGCAAGCTCTGTCAGGATGTCTGGACCAGAGGGCTGGGCTACCGCCATGGCGATTTTGAAGAACCCCATTTTCAAGCTCGGCGAATTCTGTGTCTTCGTGGCCTTTGCATTCCACGCCCTGAATGGCATCAGGCTCATATTCATTGAACTGGGCCTGGCCGTGGGTAAAGCCGAAGAGCCGGTATATCCTTATAAATCGTCTCTTAACAATCAGAAACCCTTGATGATGATCGTCATGGTAGTTTGCGCCATTCTGATCCTCGCTGGAGGGTACAATACTTTCTTTGGAAGTCATTAG